The Mycolicibacterium mucogenicum DSM 44124 genomic sequence TCGAACCGACCGCGATGGTCGCCGAGCTGGCGAGGCTGCTCAAACCCGGTGCTGCCCTCGGATTTTCGACATGGGTCAAGGCCGGTGACAATCCGTTCTTCACCCCGGTCGTCGAGGTGCTGGGCCAACCGGAGCCCGGCCCGTACTCGCCCGATCAGTGGGGTGTACCCGAGCTCATCCACGAGCGGCTGGATGCCGATTTCGCCGACGTCGCCATCGAAAACAGCGTGCTCGTCTGGCAATTCGGCTCGGTGGCGGACGCCGTACGCTTCGTCACCGACGAGTCCCCCATGCATGTCACCACGTTGACCTACCTGGACGACGAGACCCGGAGCCGACTCATCGCGGCTTTCACCGCGGCGTTCAACGCGCACGAAGCCGCCGACGGCACCGTCGCCTTCGACGCGCCGT encodes the following:
- a CDS encoding class I SAM-dependent methyltransferase encodes the protein MSTWSVGRYEAVAEFIAPIAVEVVDAVPHGPGTALVDLACGTGNASLHAAGLGAQVTGVDITPELLAIAAAKPGGDAVNWVSADASATGLPDASFDAAVSNMGVIFVEPTAMVAELARLLKPGAALGFSTWVKAGDNPFFTPVVEVLGQPEPGPYSPDQWGVPELIHERLDADFADVAIENSVLVWQFGSVADAVRFVTDESPMHVTTLTYLDDETRSRLIAAFTAAFNAHEAADGTVAFDAPYAVITGRRRG